A region of Piscinibacter gummiphilus DNA encodes the following proteins:
- a CDS encoding poly(ethylene terephthalate) hydrolase family protein yields MKLLIQLAAACGALVLSAAAAAQANPYQKGPDPTVSGLEAARGPFAVGQTRISSTVSGFGGGTLHYPTAAGSYGLIAVAPPFIAQSSSIGWLGPRIASHGFVVVMIDVNSTLDFPESRSRQQLAAIQYAIQQSSRATSPVYNKVDATRIGVSGHSMGGGATLLTARNAPTNIKGAFPLTPWSSDKNFRSLSVPAGILACESDTVAANSSHSSVFYNSTPSSTPKAYYELRGESHFCPQSVSNNPVIGKYAVAWFKRFVDNDERYAPFLSGALPQADLGNRRFSELRTNGL; encoded by the coding sequence ATGAAACTGCTGATCCAGCTGGCCGCCGCGTGCGGCGCCCTCGTGCTGTCCGCGGCCGCCGCCGCGCAGGCCAACCCGTACCAGAAGGGTCCGGACCCCACCGTCTCGGGCCTCGAAGCCGCACGCGGCCCGTTCGCCGTGGGCCAGACCCGCATCAGCAGCACCGTCTCCGGCTTCGGCGGCGGCACGCTGCACTACCCCACCGCGGCCGGCAGCTACGGGCTGATCGCCGTGGCGCCGCCGTTCATCGCGCAGTCCTCGTCGATCGGCTGGCTCGGCCCGCGCATCGCGTCGCACGGCTTCGTCGTCGTGATGATCGACGTCAACAGCACGCTCGACTTCCCCGAGAGCCGCTCGCGCCAGCAGCTCGCCGCGATCCAGTACGCCATCCAGCAGAGCAGCCGGGCCACGAGCCCGGTCTACAACAAGGTGGACGCCACGCGCATCGGCGTGTCCGGCCACTCGATGGGCGGCGGCGCCACGCTGCTGACGGCCCGCAACGCCCCGACCAACATCAAGGGTGCCTTCCCGCTCACGCCGTGGAGCAGCGACAAGAACTTCCGCAGCCTGAGCGTGCCGGCCGGCATCCTCGCGTGCGAGTCGGACACCGTGGCGGCCAACAGCAGCCATTCGAGCGTGTTCTACAACAGCACGCCGTCGAGCACGCCGAAGGCGTACTACGAGCTGCGCGGCGAGAGCCATTTCTGCCCGCAGTCGGTCTCCAACAACCCGGTCATCGGGAAGTACGCGGTGGCCTGGTTCAAGCGCTTCGTCGACAACGACGAACGCTACGCGCCGTTCCTCAGCGGCGCGCTGCCCCAGGCCGACCTCGGCAACCGCCGGTTCTCCGAACTGCGCACGAACGGGCTCTGA
- a CDS encoding poly(ethylene terephthalate) hydrolase family protein: protein MKTLFQAAVLCGAMLASATAFAQTNPYQKGPAPTVANLEAARGSFAVSSTSISSLSATGFGGGSLHYPTAAGTYGLIAVAPPYLAQSSSIAWLGPRLASHGFVVVMIDVNSTLDFPESRSRQQLAAIDYAIAQNARRTSPIYGKVDTTRRGVTGHSMGGGASILTARNSPANIKGAFPLTPWSSDKNFSNLQVPTGYLACQDDTVAGNADHSLNFYNRMPASTPKGYYELRGETHFCPQSTTNNPVIGKYLVAWMKRFVDNDTRFSPFLSGALPNADLSSGRFSVLRTSGL from the coding sequence ATGAAGACCTTGTTCCAGGCCGCCGTGCTGTGCGGCGCGATGCTGGCGTCCGCCACCGCCTTCGCCCAGACCAACCCGTACCAGAAGGGCCCTGCCCCTACCGTCGCCAACCTCGAGGCCGCGCGCGGCTCGTTCGCGGTGAGCTCCACCTCGATCAGCAGCCTGAGCGCCACGGGCTTCGGCGGCGGCTCGCTGCACTACCCCACCGCCGCCGGCACCTACGGCCTGATCGCCGTGGCCCCACCCTACCTCGCACAGTCGTCGTCCATCGCCTGGCTGGGCCCGCGCCTCGCATCGCACGGCTTCGTCGTCGTGATGATCGACGTCAACAGCACGCTCGACTTCCCTGAAAGCCGCTCGCGCCAGCAGCTCGCCGCGATCGACTACGCCATCGCCCAGAACGCCCGCCGCACGAGCCCCATCTACGGCAAGGTCGACACCACCCGCCGCGGCGTCACCGGCCACTCGATGGGCGGCGGCGCGTCCATCCTCACGGCGCGCAACTCCCCGGCCAACATCAAGGGCGCCTTCCCGCTCACGCCGTGGAGCAGCGACAAGAACTTCTCGAACCTGCAGGTGCCCACCGGCTACCTCGCGTGCCAGGACGACACGGTGGCGGGCAACGCCGACCACTCGCTGAACTTCTACAACCGCATGCCGGCCAGCACGCCCAAGGGCTACTACGAGCTGCGCGGCGAGACCCACTTCTGCCCGCAGAGCACCACCAACAACCCGGTCATCGGCAAGTACCTGGTGGCGTGGATGAAGCGCTTCGTCGACAACGACACCCGCTTCTCGCCGTTCCTGTCGGGCGCGCTGCCGAACGCCGACCTGTCGTCGGGCCGCTTCTCGGTGCTGCGCACGAGCGGGCTCTGA
- a CDS encoding carboxymuconolactone decarboxylase family protein, which produces MADHSTPPARSPGESRRRQVMGDAFVDRALSSATPFTQPLQQLVNDHAWGATWQRGVIELKQRSLCTVAMLAALGHTNELKGHLRGAINNGATLAELREVLLHVAPYAGVPASVAAFRAAGEWMAAEGLAFEDPDAVP; this is translated from the coding sequence ATGGCCGACCACTCCACCCCTCCCGCCCGCAGCCCGGGCGAATCCCGCCGCCGCCAGGTGATGGGCGACGCCTTCGTCGACCGCGCGCTGTCGTCCGCCACGCCGTTCACTCAGCCGCTGCAGCAGCTGGTCAACGACCATGCGTGGGGTGCGACGTGGCAGCGCGGCGTGATCGAGCTGAAGCAGCGCAGCCTCTGCACGGTGGCGATGCTCGCCGCGCTCGGCCACACGAACGAGCTCAAGGGCCACCTGCGCGGGGCGATAAACAACGGCGCGACGCTCGCCGAGTTGCGCGAGGTGTTGCTGCACGTCGCGCCGTACGCCGGTGTGCCGGCATCGGTCGCGGCCTTCCGTGCCGCGGGCGAGTGGATGGCGGCCGAAGGGCTGGCGTTCGAGGACCCTGACGCGGTGCCTTGA
- a CDS encoding LacI family DNA-binding transcriptional regulator encodes MNTTTRATLNDVAREAGVSLATVDRVLNKRPGVHARTVNRVADAVARLGYRPDPSAARLARPKPHRVCFVLPAGNNSFVAMLRDQVTDNLGWASDHRVTLEIAAVDVFDPAELAEGLRSTKGNFDTVVVVAHDHPLVRAAIDELVDAGMGVVTLVSDAPSSRRHRYVGIDNVAAGRTAATLMGRFLAGRPGEVGVVAGSLALRDHAERWFGFGQVMASEFLHLKVLPPLEGKDDSLRTEPLMRELLAAHPRLIGLYSLGAGNRGIAAALREADRARDVVFVAHELTPYARRELLSGTMDAVINQDAGHEVRSALRQALSRLTREPVLSDQERIRIDIYVKDNLP; translated from the coding sequence ATGAACACGACCACCCGAGCCACCCTCAACGACGTCGCCCGTGAAGCGGGCGTGAGCCTCGCCACCGTCGACCGCGTGCTGAACAAGCGCCCCGGCGTACACGCGCGCACGGTGAACCGCGTGGCCGACGCCGTCGCGCGCCTCGGCTACCGCCCCGACCCGTCGGCCGCCCGGCTTGCCCGGCCGAAGCCGCACCGCGTGTGTTTCGTGCTGCCCGCGGGCAACAACAGCTTCGTCGCGATGCTGCGCGACCAGGTCACCGACAACCTCGGCTGGGCGAGCGACCACCGCGTCACGCTCGAGATCGCCGCCGTCGACGTGTTCGACCCGGCCGAACTGGCCGAAGGGCTGCGGTCGACGAAGGGCAACTTCGACACCGTCGTGGTCGTCGCCCACGACCATCCGCTCGTGCGCGCGGCCATCGACGAACTCGTCGACGCGGGGATGGGCGTCGTCACGCTCGTGTCCGACGCGCCGTCATCGCGCCGCCACCGCTACGTGGGCATCGACAACGTCGCCGCGGGCCGCACCGCCGCCACGCTGATGGGCCGCTTCCTCGCGGGCCGCCCGGGCGAGGTGGGGGTGGTGGCCGGCAGCCTCGCGCTGCGCGACCACGCCGAACGCTGGTTCGGCTTCGGCCAGGTCATGGCCTCGGAGTTCCTGCACCTGAAGGTGCTGCCGCCGCTCGAAGGCAAGGACGACTCGCTGCGCACCGAGCCCCTGATGCGCGAGCTGCTCGCGGCGCACCCGCGGCTGATCGGCCTCTACAGCCTCGGCGCCGGCAACCGCGGCATCGCCGCCGCGCTGCGCGAAGCCGACCGCGCGCGCGACGTGGTGTTCGTGGCCCACGAGCTCACGCCGTACGCGCGGCGCGAGCTGCTGTCCGGCACGATGGACGCCGTCATCAACCAGGACGCCGGCCACGAAGTGCGCTCGGCGCTGCGCCAGGCGCTGTCGCGCCTGACCCGCGAGCCTGTGCTCTCCGACCAGGAGCGCATCCGCATCGACATCTACGTCAAGGACAACCTGCCCTGA
- a CDS encoding sugar phosphate isomerase/epimerase family protein encodes MATTLKGPGIYLAQFASDTAPFDSWSAITRWAGEKGFEGVQIPSWDGRIFDLRRAAESKTYCDEVAGVARENGVAITELGTHLQGQLVAVHPAYDEAFDAFAPDAVKGNPKARQAWAVEQMLLSAKASFHLGLTSNVSFPGALAWPYLYPWPQRPAGLIDTAFDELARRWRPIFDAFDEAGCHVCFELHPGEDLFDGTTFEMFLERVDNHPRCCINYDPSHFVLQQLDYLAFIDIYHSRIQSLHIKDAEFRPTGRQGVYSGYSPWVERAGRFRSLGDGQVDFGAIFSKMAQYDYPGWAVLEWECCLKHPEDGAAEGAAFIRDHIIRVTGKAFDDFAGSKQDPAQLRRMLGL; translated from the coding sequence ATGGCCACCACCCTGAAGGGCCCCGGCATCTACCTGGCCCAGTTCGCGAGCGATACCGCACCGTTCGACTCCTGGTCCGCCATCACGCGGTGGGCCGGCGAAAAGGGGTTCGAGGGGGTGCAGATCCCCTCGTGGGACGGCCGCATCTTCGACCTGCGCCGCGCCGCCGAATCGAAGACCTACTGCGACGAGGTGGCGGGCGTGGCGCGCGAGAACGGCGTCGCGATCACCGAACTCGGCACGCACCTCCAGGGCCAGCTCGTGGCCGTGCACCCCGCCTACGACGAGGCCTTCGATGCCTTCGCACCGGACGCCGTCAAGGGCAACCCGAAAGCCCGCCAGGCCTGGGCCGTGGAGCAGATGCTGCTGTCGGCGAAGGCGTCCTTCCACCTCGGCCTCACGAGCAACGTCAGCTTCCCCGGCGCCCTCGCGTGGCCGTACCTGTACCCGTGGCCGCAGCGCCCCGCCGGCCTGATCGACACCGCGTTCGACGAACTCGCCCGCCGCTGGCGACCCATCTTCGACGCGTTCGACGAGGCCGGCTGCCACGTGTGCTTCGAGCTGCACCCCGGCGAGGACCTGTTCGACGGCACCACCTTCGAGATGTTCCTCGAACGCGTGGACAACCACCCGCGCTGCTGCATCAACTACGACCCGTCGCACTTCGTGCTGCAGCAGCTCGATTACCTCGCGTTCATCGACATCTACCACTCGCGCATCCAGTCGCTGCACATCAAGGACGCCGAGTTCCGCCCCACCGGCCGCCAGGGTGTGTACTCCGGCTACAGCCCCTGGGTGGAACGCGCGGGGCGCTTCCGCTCGCTGGGCGACGGACAGGTGGACTTCGGGGCCATCTTCTCGAAGATGGCCCAGTACGACTACCCCGGCTGGGCGGTGCTCGAGTGGGAGTGCTGCCTCAAGCACCCGGAGGACGGCGCGGCGGAAGGCGCGGCCTTCATCCGCGACCACATCATCCGCGTGACCGGGAAGGCGTTCGACGACTTCGCCGGCTCGAAACAAGACCCGGCGCAGCTGCGCCGCATGCTGGGACTCTGA
- a CDS encoding Gfo/Idh/MocA family protein, producing the protein MATTFPPRVRLGMVGGGEGAFIGAVHRIAARLDDHYTLVAGALSSTAEKSLRSGAAIGLERTYPDYETMAREEAARPDGIEAVAIVTPNDQHAPAAEAFLKAGIHVICDKPVTTTLKDAKRLKALAQKHGRLFAVTHNYTGYPMVRHARRLVADGALGTLRVVQVEYAQEWLTERLESTGQKQAGWRSDPKRSGAGGCIGDIGTHAYNLADFITGLTVESLSAEVSSFVKGRVLDDNVQVQLRYAGGARGSLWASQVAPGNENGLRIRVYGSKAGLEWMQEHPNQLRFSPFGQPTQVISRGTPAASPDAARVSRVPSGHPEGYLEGFANLYTEIAAAIRAARPGKRQRLDKAVTFPTIDDGIKGMVFIETALKSSAKDGRWTKL; encoded by the coding sequence ATGGCCACGACCTTCCCTCCCCGCGTGCGGCTCGGCATGGTGGGCGGCGGCGAAGGCGCCTTCATCGGCGCCGTGCACCGCATCGCCGCCCGGCTCGACGACCACTACACCCTCGTCGCGGGCGCGCTGTCGTCCACCGCCGAGAAGTCGCTGCGCTCGGGCGCCGCGATCGGCCTCGAACGCACCTACCCCGACTACGAGACGATGGCGCGCGAAGAGGCCGCACGCCCCGACGGCATCGAGGCCGTCGCCATCGTCACGCCGAACGACCAGCACGCGCCGGCCGCCGAGGCGTTCCTGAAGGCCGGCATCCACGTGATCTGCGACAAGCCCGTCACCACCACGCTGAAGGATGCGAAGCGCCTGAAGGCGCTGGCGCAGAAGCACGGGCGCCTCTTCGCCGTCACTCACAACTACACCGGCTACCCGATGGTGCGCCACGCGCGCCGGCTCGTGGCCGACGGTGCGCTCGGCACGCTGAGGGTCGTGCAGGTCGAGTACGCGCAGGAGTGGCTCACCGAGCGGCTCGAGTCCACCGGCCAGAAGCAGGCCGGCTGGCGCTCCGATCCGAAACGTTCGGGCGCCGGCGGCTGCATCGGCGACATCGGCACGCACGCCTACAACCTCGCCGACTTCATCACCGGCCTGACCGTGGAGTCGCTGAGCGCGGAGGTCAGTTCGTTCGTGAAGGGCCGCGTGCTCGACGACAACGTGCAGGTGCAACTGCGCTACGCCGGCGGCGCGCGCGGCTCGCTGTGGGCCAGCCAGGTGGCCCCGGGCAACGAGAACGGCCTGCGCATCCGCGTGTACGGCAGCAAGGCCGGCCTCGAATGGATGCAGGAACATCCGAACCAGCTGCGCTTCTCGCCGTTCGGCCAGCCCACGCAGGTCATCTCGCGCGGCACCCCCGCGGCCAGCCCGGACGCGGCCCGCGTGAGCCGCGTGCCGTCGGGCCACCCCGAGGGCTACCTCGAAGGCTTCGCGAACCTCTACACCGAGATCGCCGCGGCCATCCGCGCCGCGCGCCCGGGGAAGCGGCAGCGGCTCGACAAGGCCGTCACGTTCCCCACGATCGACGACGGCATCAAGGGCATGGTGTTCATCGAGACGGCGCTGAAGTCGTCGGCCAAGGACGGGCGCTGGACGAAGCTCTGA
- a CDS encoding sugar ABC transporter ATP-binding protein, with the protein MSLHVRFNGIVKDFGPVRVLHGVSFDLEPGHVYGLLGENGAGKSTLMKILSGYEQASGGELAVASSPCRFKDSREAEAAGIVLIHQEFNLAEDLTVAQNVFLGRELHTLGWLDDTAMRAATREALAEVGLHIAADTPVRDLIVAEKQLVEIAKALSRHARLLVMDEPTATLTPSETERLFGLIRRLREQGTTIVYISHKLDEVERITDEVLVMRDGRFVTRAPTSTLTRQQMANLMVGRELVDMFPPREPVADAPPLLRVRGLSVPGWAHDVAFDVRPGEVLGFAGLVGAGRTELFEGLLGLRPRSGGEVELAGRPVRFDNPRQAASMGLTYLSEDRKGKGLHLRLSLSDNLTLMDLDRHARPWLDLASERRALDQAIAGHGIRTRDPEAPASSLSGGNQQKLAIAKVLQPDPRVVVLDEPTRGVDVGAKRDIYFLIQRLAAEGRGVVVVSSELIELIGLCHRVVVMRGGRVSATLDADHLTEEELIAHATGTH; encoded by the coding sequence ATGAGCCTGCACGTCCGCTTCAACGGCATCGTCAAGGACTTCGGTCCGGTGCGCGTGCTGCACGGCGTCAGCTTCGACCTGGAGCCCGGCCACGTGTACGGCCTGCTGGGCGAAAACGGCGCGGGCAAGTCCACGCTGATGAAGATCCTCTCGGGCTACGAGCAGGCGAGCGGCGGCGAACTCGCGGTGGCCTCGTCCCCCTGCCGGTTCAAGGACTCGCGCGAGGCCGAGGCCGCGGGCATCGTGCTGATCCACCAGGAGTTCAACCTCGCGGAAGACCTCACCGTGGCCCAGAACGTGTTCCTCGGCCGCGAACTCCACACCCTCGGCTGGCTCGACGACACGGCGATGCGCGCGGCCACCCGCGAGGCGCTCGCCGAGGTGGGGCTGCACATCGCCGCCGACACCCCCGTGCGCGACCTGATCGTGGCCGAGAAACAGCTGGTCGAGATCGCCAAGGCGCTGTCGCGCCACGCGCGGCTGCTGGTGATGGACGAACCCACGGCCACGCTGACCCCCTCCGAGACCGAACGCCTCTTCGGCCTGATCCGCCGCCTGCGCGAGCAGGGCACCACCATCGTCTACATCTCGCACAAGCTCGACGAGGTGGAGCGCATCACCGACGAGGTGCTGGTGATGCGCGACGGCCGCTTCGTCACCCGTGCGCCCACGTCCACCCTCACCCGCCAGCAGATGGCGAACCTGATGGTGGGCCGCGAGCTGGTCGACATGTTCCCGCCGCGCGAGCCGGTGGCCGACGCCCCGCCGCTGCTGCGCGTGCGCGGCCTCTCGGTGCCGGGCTGGGCGCACGACGTCGCCTTCGACGTGCGGCCCGGCGAGGTGCTCGGCTTCGCCGGCCTCGTGGGCGCCGGCCGCACCGAACTCTTCGAGGGGTTGCTCGGCTTGCGGCCACGGTCCGGCGGCGAGGTCGAACTCGCAGGCCGCCCCGTGCGTTTCGACAACCCGCGCCAGGCCGCGTCGATGGGCCTCACATACCTGAGCGAGGACCGCAAGGGCAAGGGCCTGCACCTGCGCCTGTCGCTGTCGGACAACCTCACCCTGATGGACCTCGACCGGCACGCCCGTCCGTGGCTCGACCTCGCCTCCGAACGGCGCGCGCTCGACCAGGCCATCGCGGGCCACGGCATCCGCACGCGCGACCCGGAGGCGCCGGCCTCGAGCCTGTCGGGCGGCAACCAGCAGAAGCTCGCGATCGCCAAGGTGCTTCAGCCCGACCCGCGCGTCGTGGTGCTCGACGAACCCACGCGCGGCGTCGACGTGGGCGCCAAGCGCGACATCTACTTCCTGATCCAGCGGCTCGCGGCGGAAGGCCGCGGGGTCGTCGTCGTGTCGTCCGAACTGATCGAGCTGATCGGCCTGTGCCACCGCGTGGTGGTGATGCGCGGCGGCCGGGTGTCGGCCACGCTCGACGCGGACCACCTCACCGAAGAGGAACTCATCGCCCATGCCACAGGCACCCACTAG
- a CDS encoding ABC transporter permease, which yields MPQAPTSELAPVADRPRRGSWRRHAAGLGPVLGLVLLCFAGTLLNPDFATWDNAMNVLTRTAFIGIIAVGMCFVITAGGIDLSVGSMAALIAGSVILLMNALIPHVASPVAIVALGMLSALALGAVFGWAHGILITKGRIEPFIVTLGTLGIFRAFLTWFANGGAITLDGKLSEVYSPVYYGSALGVPLPIWVFALVAVAGLAILNRTRYGRYVQAIGSNEQVARYAAVAVDRVKILTYVGLGVCVGIATLLYVPRLGSASPTTGLLWELEAIAAVIVGGTALKGGEGRIVGTVVGAVLLSVISNILNLTNIISVYLNAAVQGIVIIAVAFLQRGRR from the coding sequence ATGCCACAGGCACCCACTAGCGAACTCGCCCCGGTCGCCGACCGCCCGCGCCGCGGGTCGTGGCGCCGCCATGCCGCCGGGCTCGGGCCGGTGCTGGGCCTCGTGCTGCTGTGTTTCGCGGGCACGCTGCTGAACCCCGACTTCGCCACGTGGGACAACGCGATGAACGTGCTCACGCGCACCGCGTTCATCGGCATCATCGCGGTGGGCATGTGTTTCGTCATCACGGCCGGCGGCATCGACCTGTCGGTGGGTTCGATGGCGGCGCTGATCGCGGGCAGCGTGATCCTGCTGATGAACGCGCTGATCCCGCACGTCGCGTCGCCCGTGGCCATCGTCGCGCTGGGCATGCTGTCGGCGCTCGCGCTCGGCGCGGTGTTCGGCTGGGCCCACGGCATCCTGATCACCAAGGGCCGCATCGAACCGTTCATCGTCACGCTGGGCACGCTGGGCATCTTCCGCGCGTTCCTGACGTGGTTCGCCAACGGTGGTGCCATCACGCTCGACGGCAAGCTGTCGGAGGTCTACAGCCCCGTGTACTACGGCAGCGCGCTCGGCGTGCCGCTGCCCATCTGGGTGTTCGCGCTGGTGGCGGTGGCCGGCCTCGCGATCCTCAACCGCACGCGCTACGGCCGCTACGTGCAGGCCATCGGGTCGAACGAGCAGGTGGCGCGCTACGCCGCCGTGGCCGTGGACCGCGTGAAGATCCTCACCTACGTGGGACTCGGCGTGTGCGTGGGCATCGCCACGCTGCTGTACGTGCCGCGCCTCGGTTCCGCCTCGCCCACCACCGGGCTGCTGTGGGAGCTGGAGGCCATCGCCGCGGTGATCGTCGGCGGCACGGCGCTCAAGGGCGGCGAGGGCCGCATCGTGGGCACCGTGGTGGGCGCGGTGCTGCTCTCGGTCATCAGCAACATCCTCAACCTCACGAACATCATCAGCGTGTACCTCAACGCGGCGGTGCAGGGCATCGTCATCATCGCGGTGGCCTTCCTGCAGCGCGGACGGCGCTGA
- a CDS encoding ABC transporter substrate-binding protein: MAAIGLFAAAGCFAQGNPKTTMGVSIPSATHGWAGGVVYWANRTKAELEKQYPEMKVIVKTAGSASEQANQVQDLQTVNKIDTLVILPFESAPLTQPVAQVKGKGVFVTVVDRGLTDTSAQNAYVAGDNPGFGKVAGEYVAKALGGKGNVVILRGIPTVIDNQRVDAFNAVMKANPGIKVLDAKHGNWNRDDAFKVMQDYLTRFKQIDAVWASDDDMAVGVQKAIEQAKRTDIKLVLGGAGSKDYVKKVLDGDKVVTADVTYSPSMIADAMKLTADARVKGTAMPATTIIPSVLITKENAAKYHFPDSPF, translated from the coding sequence CTGGCCGCCATCGGCCTGTTCGCCGCCGCCGGCTGTTTCGCGCAAGGCAATCCGAAGACCACGATGGGCGTGTCGATCCCGTCGGCCACCCACGGCTGGGCCGGCGGTGTCGTCTACTGGGCCAACCGCACGAAGGCCGAACTCGAGAAGCAGTACCCCGAGATGAAGGTCATCGTGAAGACCGCCGGGTCGGCCAGCGAACAGGCCAACCAGGTGCAGGACCTGCAGACGGTCAACAAGATCGACACGCTCGTGATCCTGCCGTTCGAGTCCGCGCCGCTCACGCAGCCGGTGGCGCAGGTCAAGGGCAAGGGCGTGTTCGTCACCGTCGTCGACCGCGGCCTCACCGACACCAGCGCGCAGAACGCGTACGTCGCCGGCGACAACCCGGGCTTCGGCAAGGTGGCCGGCGAGTACGTCGCCAAGGCGCTCGGCGGCAAGGGCAACGTCGTGATTCTGCGGGGCATCCCGACCGTGATCGACAACCAGCGCGTGGACGCGTTCAACGCCGTGATGAAGGCGAACCCGGGCATCAAGGTGCTCGACGCCAAACACGGCAACTGGAACCGCGACGACGCCTTCAAGGTGATGCAGGACTACCTCACGCGCTTCAAGCAGATCGACGCGGTGTGGGCGTCCGACGACGACATGGCGGTCGGCGTGCAGAAGGCCATCGAGCAGGCGAAGCGAACCGACATCAAGCTCGTGCTCGGTGGCGCCGGGTCGAAGGACTACGTGAAGAAGGTCCTCGACGGCGACAAGGTCGTCACCGCCGACGTGACCTACTCGCCGAGCATGATCGCCGACGCGATGAAGCTCACCGCGGACGCGCGGGTGAAGGGCACGGCGATGCCTGCGACGACGATCATTCCGTCGGTGCTGATCACGAAGGAGAACGCGGCGAAGTACCACTTCCCCGATTCGCCGTTCTAA
- the rutR gene encoding HTH-type transcriptional regulator RutR: protein MPTTPTKPRPARKAVVPAAEGTRRHRQIADKRAAILGAALGLFSRFGLHGTTIDQVAAAADVSKTNLFYYFANKEALYVAVLRDLLDVWLEPLRAFAADQDPHEALAGYIRSKLAFSRDRPEASRLFCLEVIQGAPLLRDELANALRALVDEKAGVIRTWVDGGRLAPVDPHHLVFALWAVTQHYADFATQVELLTGRTLADPDFFEETVANVQRIVLQGAEPRA, encoded by the coding sequence ATGCCCACCACCCCGACGAAACCCCGCCCGGCCCGCAAGGCCGTGGTCCCCGCCGCCGAAGGCACCCGCCGCCACCGCCAGATCGCCGACAAGCGGGCCGCCATCCTCGGCGCCGCGCTGGGCCTGTTCTCGCGCTTCGGGCTGCACGGCACCACCATCGACCAGGTGGCCGCCGCGGCCGACGTGTCGAAGACGAACCTCTTCTACTACTTCGCGAACAAGGAAGCGCTGTACGTGGCCGTGCTGCGCGACCTGCTCGACGTGTGGCTCGAACCGCTGCGCGCCTTCGCGGCGGACCAGGACCCGCACGAGGCCCTGGCCGGCTACATCCGCAGCAAGCTCGCGTTCTCGCGCGACCGGCCCGAAGCCTCGCGGCTGTTCTGCCTCGAGGTCATCCAGGGCGCCCCGCTGCTGCGCGACGAACTCGCCAACGCGTTGCGCGCGCTGGTGGACGAGAAGGCCGGTGTGATCCGCACGTGGGTCGACGGCGGCCGCCTCGCCCCGGTGGACCCGCACCACCTCGTCTTCGCACTGTGGGCGGTGACCCAGCACTACGCCGATTTCGCCACGCAGGTGGAACTGCTGACCGGCCGCACGCTCGCCGACCCCGACTTCTTCGAGGAGACGGTGGCGAACGTGCAGCGCATCGTGCTGCAGGGCGCGGAACCGCGCGCCTGA
- the rutF gene encoding NADH-dependent FMN reductase RutF, which translates to MDKTDFRDAMARLGAAVNIVTTDGPAGRAGFTATAVCSVTDDPPTLLVCLNRGASVYPVFAANDALCVNALGAGQQAVSGLFGGKTPMAERFAGVAWHAESTGAPVLDDAAVSFDCRVVRRTEVGTHDVLFCEVQSLAAHAEPHALVYFGRAYHELRLAP; encoded by the coding sequence ATGGACAAGACCGACTTCCGCGACGCGATGGCCCGCCTGGGGGCGGCCGTCAACATCGTCACCACCGACGGTCCGGCCGGCCGCGCGGGCTTCACCGCCACCGCGGTGTGCAGCGTGACCGACGACCCGCCCACGCTGCTCGTGTGCCTGAACCGGGGCGCCTCGGTGTACCCGGTGTTCGCCGCGAACGACGCGCTGTGCGTGAACGCGCTGGGGGCGGGGCAGCAGGCGGTCTCGGGCCTCTTCGGCGGCAAGACGCCGATGGCGGAACGCTTCGCCGGCGTGGCGTGGCACGCCGAGTCGACCGGCGCGCCGGTGCTCGACGACGCGGCCGTGTCGTTCGACTGCCGCGTGGTGCGCCGCACCGAGGTCGGCACACACGATGTGCTGTTCTGCGAGGTGCAGTCGCTGGCGGCGCACGCGGAGCCGCATGCGCTCGTGTACTTCGGCCGGGCCTACCACGAGCTGCGGCTGGCCCCCTGA